The DNA segment TCTGGACATTTCATTTGGTAGCAGAACCACTGGGCTTTCTTACGGCATGGTAATCAATCAACCTACTGATTGTTCCATTAATTATACATCGGGAGAAAATTAGCAGTTGTAGTATACAAATATTTACAGTATTCAGTTATTCTTGCAGGACCCAAGGGTTAGCATACACCGGATCTCGGTGCTCGACATGGCAACTACCGACAGGATCAGTTCGAGGAAGAGCGCATCCCCAAGCTGGACGAAGAGAAAGAATCAAAGAAAATCACGGAGTCCACACAGGCCCTCGGCATCGGCGCGGTGCTCGTCGCGACGGCGACGTTCGCGGCGGCTTTCACAATGCCTGGAGGGTACCGCGCGGACGACCACGCCGACGCGCGCCGGGAACTACGGATTCGACGCGTTCAATTCGTCGTCTCCAACGCGCTGGCGTTCACCCTGTCGTGCATTGCCACCACGCTGCTCGTGCTGTCCGGCGCGGCCGCGGTCGACACGCGCGCGCGGCAGGCGTCTCTGGGCTTCGCCGTGGCCTTCCTGATGGGCGCGGCGAGGAGCTTCTGCGTCGCCTTCGCTCTGGGAATGTACGTGGTGCTGGCTCCGGTGGCGCTGGCAACCGCCATTGCTGCCTGCTTCATCACCTCCTTCACGCCGCTGGATGTAACACTGTTTGTCAGGGTTTTCTTCATCGAAGCAAGAACGTTGCATCGTAGATTGGGGATTGAAGCATGGTGGACATTAGGTAAGATGATCGTGGGGAATTTGCTGAGCGAGTTTTGGTGCTACATCGTAATATTCGGCTTGCCAGCTGTTCTGAAGCTCAAAAGAAACTGATGTGCTGAAGTCAAAGTACCAATATAAAAGACCTAATGATTTGGAGACTGATCATTGTTTTGTatatttgtgtatatatatatatatatatatatatatatatatatatatatttatttatttatttatttattttttagaatattCAACTGCATTATTTACCTTTACTTTCGCTAGTGATATTTGTTGAGAAGATAGCTTGTCACGCTCGGGAATTAAACCGGTTCCTGGGTGCTCGGAGAAAAGAACAAATAGGTGTGATCAAACACGTACTTAACCGCGTTCTCGTTGGAAGTATTATAACGTAATTAAGTTTCCTACTTACTGTGCATTCCTGCAGGCATATTGTGTGAAATAGACAAGGAAATAGTCAGCAGTCGTTGCGCTGGAAAACCATGGGCAGTCATGACAAGCTTTGCCACGACCCGAGCTAGGCACCGCACAGCATGCTAATAAAAACGAGGCACCAACGGATCGAGCGCCCGATTTTTTCTGGCGCCCCTATCATCATATGTTATCATGCATGCAAAACTTTGCTAAGCAAactttaaaactattttttctattaaattatttatccaaatcatgatatGATGACACGGTTAAatccgttgcaattaaatctttaaaacaacgCCCGCGCGTGCGCGGGCATGTATTGTAGTTTGTCTTTCAAACACTATAACGACAAAATATAAACTGGAGAACATTTCCAGAATATAAATCGGAAAGGAATTTCGCACATATGCACGGACatcttatttattattaaaaaatgttaAAAGGAATCATacatcactatatatatattatatatatactgtaaGGGAATTTAGATTAtcctataataaaaaaaagaaatatatttaccATAAAATAGACGGTAGATTTTAATATACTACTTATGTGATAAGGATGTCTCttagatttaaataaaaatccagATATCAATTGCTAGAATCTTCGATAAAAGAAAGTATGAATTACTCACCTATTCTTCTGAATTATACGTATCCACGCGATTAATTTTTGGTTACGATGTGCAAAAACAAACCATTTCCATGGGAAGCATTTCTATAATGAATTTATATAATGAATATACCAAATTGTGATCAATCAAATGTTGCTGAGTCCTGGTATTTACTACCGCTCGGAATTAGACCATAAAGGAATTTCTATCTACACCGGAGCGATAATATTAGATTGGGGAGGAAGATCTTAAAATCGTAAATTAAAGGCCGTGGACAATAAATCTGTGCCGCATCGATGATTTTTTCTTATTAGTATTTCTTTCTGATTCTACTATGTACGTGTGCATGTCTTCTTggctttatattttttttatcgtatATGGTGTAGGTATTtaagttttgtttttatttcaggTAGGGAGACGATCGTACGATATATGcatgttgtgttttttttgatAGAGATTAGCAATGGTAATTTTAAAGAGCTCTAATCCAATgtataaaataatgggtccactaatttaagtgaaaattgaaGGTTGGATGTAGGAGCGTCAGCTGAAAATGTCTAGGAGCATTCGCAGCAGCGCCACGTGAAATTTCGAGGATTACTCTaaattagagcgccacgtgaaAATGTAGGAGCGTTTgcaggaagtttaatagacttttagtatataatagatttctaagatttctctaatttatttgagaGTCACGTAGCGGTGTAAAAGTATTTGTagaacttttaatatataatagatagatttagaAGATGGTTTTAAgaacattgattggatatttattatagatcttaatttgactaaatatatttatatttgtgaagtaatatattttattgaaaattttatttaactaaatatatttatatttgtgaagtaatatattttattgaaaatcatattttaaagacCATTGATTTTTATGGATGTATATTTTCTCTGTCTttttgtatagatttttttttgttccagcAAGATTAGGAAAGATCATGTACGTTTGTACGTATGGAAGTATTTGTATCATACAAACTCATACGTACAGTTGTAGCGCCTGTATGTTAAACATAAGGAAGTTATTATTTGTTAATAATAGATGGACGCGACTAGACCGAGATCGGTCTCGCGATAGGCGTATTGCGCGACCCGCGTCCctgccagaaaaaaaaaccacgtcGCCCGCGctgctgccaaaaaaaaagaaagcgcGCGCGCCACACGCCGTGCAGCGCACGGCTCTCGTTTAGCATGGGATAGCTGGCGTGGGCCCGGCTAGGACAGCGCGCtgcgcgcctccctcccccaccAACCCATCAAATCCAGACAGCCGGTGGTGTCAATCCCCACGCTGCTGCCATGGCagaaaaaatcagaaaaaaagaaaaggaagcacgaagaggggaggaggaaaacCAACATCTCGGAGGAGGAGAATAAAGTAGAGCAAATCCAAAAAAAAGTATCACAGGTAACCTACACATGAAGTTCATCATCTGCTTTTTGAGATCCATCCACAAAAAACATAGAACTAACCTAGATCTTTTCTTTGAATATGTGCTGTAAATTTGTAACTAATGAGGTGTAGTCTTGATTTCTGTCTTCCATCTTGATTTCTGTCTTCCTTCATACCCCCAAATTTCCTTTGTATGTGCTGTTTGGCAAAAAAAAGTTGGAGAAAAGGTATGAGTACTGCTATTTCAAAATCTCAAAGAAACTTACTTCTAACACTTCAGTAAGTTACTTCCTAGGAACATGTAAGTTGCTTCCACATAAAATTGAATTTACATTCCCTAGTTACACAACATGATGCATTCCATAGTAGCCTCTCAGAGCAAAATTAACAGAAAAGTTACTTCTAACACTTCAGTAAGTTACTTCCTAGAAACATGTAAGTTACTTCCACATAGAGTTGAATTTACATTCCCTAGTTACACCTTCTGTATCCATTTTGTACCTTGTATGTGCACTCAGCATGATGCATTCCCCCTAGttgcctctctttctcttctggTACTGCATCAAaacaaaatgtgaaaaaaaactatagccATTGATGtcaaaatgagaaaaattgattcCTAGAGTCATCTAACTGTAAATGTCTAAAAAGTTACTGTCCTGTTGCATGTTACTTACTCCCAAAAACTGTACATAATTACTCCCAAAACTGCATTGACTTACTTCCAAGCTACACTGACTTATTTCAAAAAAACAGAAACTGTACTGACTTTAAAAACATGTAGGTTATTTTCTATAGCACAGACGTAACATTCTGTTctttctaagttacttctaaatGTGTAATAAGTTACTTCTTAATGTACATTAAGTTACTTATAGCTGGGAACTAAGTTACTTCCTCCTTAAATTAAGTTACCCTTTGAAGTTACTGCAAATGTgtgctaagttacttcttaatgTGCATTAAGTTACTTATAGCTGGGCTTTAAGTTACTTCCTCCttaaacagcaaaaaaaaagaaggacaaaaaaatcagcaaaaaaGGTACTGTACTGTAAGTTACTTCTAAAACATGCTAAGTTACTTTTGACAACATATGAATTTACTTCTAGAACATGTTAAGTTACCACTCCGTGTTAAGTTACTCCTAGAACATGTTGGTAGAAAACTAAATGCAGCCATATGATTGTTAATTTTACCGAATAATGCTATGGTTTAAAATGACAccaatctgaacaggccctcCGCGACAacaattttattattagtcaaGCCAGGAGAAAAGTAACAATTTCTTAGGAAACAAATTTGTTAATCTGTTAACGTTGCCACGAGCATCCCCATATAGAGCATCTATATATCCGTAACATGACGTTACTGATCACAAAGAGATGCATACCAAACTTCCATGGTAGCTGGACAACGGCGCACATTGGATACAATCACAAGGCACCCAAAACAAGTCACTTCCAGCATCCAATGCGACCAGGAAGGAAGTATTTGGCGTCCCAACGTCCACCCAAGTGTAGTATAACCTGCACATCCATCCAAAGACAGAAGAAACTCCACAACTCAGAACGCAACCTAAGCACGACTGTAACTCTGCACGAGGCTGCTTGGcccatcacaaattcacagtgTAACCCATACTACGCAACGAAAAATACTACAAAAGTTTGTGATAAAATAGTGGCGCATTGTTCTATATCGGCTGTCCTATAGCACTACTGAAGTAACTGAACTACTACAGCATGTGAACTTGCGAGGAGATGCTACTGCATCTACAGTGCAACGGAAGATTAAAAATGCCGAGGAAGAAATGCAGTAAGATCCGAAGGGGGCTAGAGGGGCGAGACTGTAGCCTAGGCAGGAAGTGTAGCTCACCAGCCCAAGTCGTTGCCGGAGGGGAAGATACTGCCGCcctgggagagggagaggagctgGTACTTGCCGCCGACCCGCCGCTTCTGCCGCTGGAGGTTGCTCCGCACCAGCACGCGGAAGTAATCCCTGCTCCCGCGACGGGGCCTGCGCCGGCCCTCACGCGAGCCCGCCGCGAGCCGAGCCTCATCGGACAGCCGGTGCACCATCCTCGCCGACAGCgtcgccgcttccgccgccgctgccgccgcggcgagcagcagcagcagcaggagtagCACCAGGAGGCGCATGGGTGGATCTGGGCCGAAGGCGGTGGATCTGGGGGTAATGCGGCAAGGTGGAGTGGAGGATCTGGGGCTAGGTTTTGCGGGGTGCGAGGTGAGGAGAATGGAggagggggcggtggcggtggtggtcgaGCGGGTGGGAGTGAGAGCGTtagggggaagaagaagagcgaGGGGGCAAGGGCGCCGGGTGCAAGCCACGTCGCTCGCGCGCCGATCGACGGCTTCCACGCGATA comes from the Oryza glaberrima chromosome 9, OglaRS2, whole genome shotgun sequence genome and includes:
- the LOC127785055 gene encoding aspartic proteinase-like protein 1; protein product: MRLLVLLLLLLLLAAAAAAAEAATLSARMVHRLSDEARLAAGSREGRRRPRRGSRDYFRVLVRSNLQRQKRRVGGKYQLLSLSQGGSIFPSGNDLGWLYYTWVDVGTPNTSFLVALDAGSDLFWVPCDCIQCAPLSSYHGSLYQKRKRGN